The genomic window ACTCCGGCGGGGCGAGGCGCAGCAGTTCGCTTTCGGGGAGGTCGCGGGCAATGTCGTGCAGGATGCCGGCGGCGTAGGCCTGGGCGATTTCCTCGGGCGAGAGCGCGGCGGCCTCGGCAATCTCGCGGGCGAGTTCGGCCACCCGCAGCACGTGTTCGTAACGGCGGGGCTTGACCATCAGGCGCACGCGCTCCTGCCAAAGCGGCAGCTCGTCGAGGGCGGCGGGCAGCGCTGCGGTAAACGGAGGGCCATCATGCGTGAAGCCTCATGCGGGTTGGCGGAGTCTCTCCCACAGCATGGCTCGGAGTATACGACAGCGCGTCGTCAGTCGCCGGACTCTGGGACGCCGGGTTTCCCAGTGCTGAATTCCGCATCGCTGGACCTCTAGCTCAGCGGCGCCGTTATGCTGACCGCAAGATGCCCAAGTCGCCCCCCGTGTCCCGCTACTACGATGTCAAACGCGACGAGCAGGGCCAGCGTTACATCGAGGTCAAAGTCACCGGCCTCGCCCTGCTGCAAAACCCGCTGCTGAACAAGACCACCGGCTTTACCCCCGAGGAGCGCCGTGAACTGGGACTCGAAGGGCTGATTCCGCCGCACATCAGCTCGTTCGAGGAGCAGAAGCACCGCACCTACCTGCGCTACCTCGAAGCGCCGACCGACCTTGCCCGGCACGAGTACCTGCGGGCGCTGCAAGACCGCAACGAGGTGCTGTATTACGCGATTCTGGAAGACCACCTCGAAGAAATGCTGCCGATCATCTATACCCCAACGGTGGGCGAGGCGGTCAAGCTGTACTCCAACAATTACCGCTACCCGCGCGGCTTTACGGTCAGCACCAACGACATCGAGCGGGTCGAGGAAATGCTCGACAACGTGACGGTGAACGACGTGCGGATGATCGTCGCCACCGATTCGAGCGCGATTCTCGGGATTGGCGACCAGGGGTTCGGCGGCATGGCCATCAGCATCGGCAAGCTCTCGCTGTACACGGCGGCGGGCGGCGTGGGGCCGGACAAGACGCTGCCGGTCGAACTCGACGTGGGCACCAACCGGCAGGACCTGATCGACGACCCTCTCTATCTCGGCGTGCATCACCGCCGCTGGCAGGGGCAGCAGTACGACGAGTTCGTGGACGCCTTCGTGGAGGCGGTCTCGGCCCGTTATCCCAAGGCGATTATTCAGTGGGAGGATTTCTCGCGCGGAACGGCTTTCCGGGTGCTGGAGCGCTACCGCAAAGTGGTGCCGAGCTTCAACGACGACATTCAGGGCACCGGGGCGATGGCGCTCGCTGGGCTGCTGCGGGCGAGCCGCATGAAAGGCGAATTCCTGACCGAGCAGGTGTTCGTGGTGGTCGGCGCGGGCGCAGCGGGCATCGGCGTGGCAAGCGCCATTCGGCAAGGGCTGGAAGCCGAGGGACTAGCGCCGGAAGAAGCGGGGCGGCGGGTGTACGTGGTGGACCGCTACGGCCTGCTGATGGAAGGGCAGCCCGACCTGGAGCCGCAGCAGATGCCCTTCGTGCGCCGCCGGGGAGACCTGGAGGGCTGGACGTTCGGGGGCGAGTACCCCACGCTGCACGAGGTGCTTGTTCATGCCCGCGCCACCGCCCTCCTGGGCTTTACCGGGGTGCCGGGCCTGTTCCGGCAGGAAGACATCGAAGCGATGCTGGCGCACACGCCCCGGCCCATCGTCTTTCCGCTGTCCAACCCGTCGAGCCATGTCGAGGCGCGCCCCAGCGATATCGTGGCGTGGACGCGCGGCGGCGCTATCGTGGCGACCGGCAGCCCCTTTCCCGACGTGCCCTACGACAACGAGCGGATTCCGGTGGGGCAGGGCAACAACGCTTTTATCTTCCCCGGTCTGGGGTTCGGGGCGGTGGTCAGCCGCGCCCGCGAAATCACCGACAATATGGTGATGGCCGCTGCCCTGACGCTGGCGGAATACACCACGCAGCACCACCCCCACCTCGTGTACCCGCCGATCAGCGAGCTGCGGGAACTGAGCATTCACGTTGCCGTGCGGGTGGCGGAGCAAGCGATTCAGGACGGGGTGTGCGCCGAGCGGCGGGTCCGCAACATGGACCGTGAACAGCTCGCAGCGCTCATCCGCGAGCGGGCGTGGCTGCCCCGGCCCCTGCCTCTGCGGCGGGAATAGGCGGGAGAAGCACGGGCCCGCCCCATCTCCCATTGCGCGGCGGCGCCCTGCACCAGAATCGGCGGGTGACTCTTCCTTCCGTTCCGCTGCCTGCTGTTTTGCCCCCGCTGACCGACCACGCCGGGGCCGTCGCCCACCTGTCACGCGACCCGGTGCTGGCGCAGGTCACCTCGCTGTGCGGCGAGTTGCCGGTGCTGGCGCCCACGCCGGACCCCTTCGGGCGGCTGGTGCGGAGCGTGGCGGGGCAGCAGCTCAGCGTGAAGGCGGCGCAGGCCATCTACGGGCGGCTCGAAGGGCTGCCGGGCGGCGTGGTGCCGGCCGCCCTGCTGAAAGTTTCCGGCGACGACCTGCGTGGCGTGGGGTTGTCGTGGGCCAAAGTCAGGACGGTGCAGGCCGCCGCCGCTGCCGCCGTGAGCGGGCAAATCGACTTCGCGCACCTGAGCGGGCAGCCCGACGAACTGGTGATTGCCGAGCTGGTACAGCTTCCCGGCATCGGGCGCTGGACCGCCGAGATGTTTCTGCTGTTCGCGCTTGCCCGGCCCGACGTGTTCAGCTCCGGCGACCTCGCGCTGCGGCAGGGGGTGGAGCGGCTGTATCCGGGGGAAGACTGGCGAGACGTGACGGCCCGCTGGGCGCCTTACCGCTCGCTGGCCTCGCGCTACCTGTGGGCGAACAGTGCTCGGATGCAGGCGGGCGGGGCGCCGCTCTGAAGGGTCATACGGGTCCGAACTCTCCTTCGCGCATTCGGGAAAAACGCCCGAATGCACTCCGCTCCGTCCAGACCCGTATTTTCTCTGATTCACTCCGTTCGGAAAAATAGCCTGCATCAGCAAACTATTTTTCAGAGTGGTCTCCCTCCTCCCGCGCCTGCCACTGCTCCTGCCACTGTGCGTAGGTCAGGCGCCCGAGTTCGAAGGTGTCGCGGGTGTGCGTATAGGTGCCACGTCCGCCCATCCGCCCCACGAGGTCGAGGGCAGCGGTGTCTACGTGGTGTTTTTCCGCGTCCAGCACGGCGTCCTCGCGCAGCCACAGGCCGAGCACTTCACCCAGGATAATGCGGGTGCGGCCAATCGAGACGGTCTGCACCTCGCGGCATTCGAGCGCGGCGGGGGCAGCGGCCACATGGGGCACCTGCACCCGCCGTCCGGGCGCGAGCTGAATACCGAGGGCCTGCGCTTCGTCCATGCCGCGCGGAAAATCGGTGGCGCTGAGGTTCATGACCGCAGCGAGCGCGGCGCTGACCAGACTGACGGTAAATTCGCCGCCGGAGCCGATGTTGAGCGCAGAATCTTTCGGCGTGCCGTCCGCGCGGTCACCGGGCGCGAAGGCGACGACGGGCGGCTCGGAGCCCATCAAACCGAAAAAGGAGTAAGGCGCGAGGTTGAAGCCCAGCTTCCCTGTTTCACCGCTGCCCCGCGTGCCCACCCAGGCAATCGGACGGGGCACCACGGTGGCGGTGAGCAGTTTGTAGCGGGCCGACTGCGGCAGCGCCGTGAGGTCGAAATGGGTGTGCGACATGGGGGCAGGGTACTGGGGCACTCAGCAGGTGAGGTGCAGTGCTCTACGCTGGGGCCATGAGCGCCCCTACCTCTTACCGTGACGCCTACGCCCGGCTCTCACGCATCGCCGCCGAACTCGAAACGGGTGAGGCCGACCTCGACCGGGTGCTGCCGCTGCTCGAAGAAGCCCGCGCCGCCTACGCCGAGTGCAAGGGCCGCATCGAGGCGGTGCGCGGCGTGCTGAGCGGCGACTGGGGCCAGGACGCCGCGCAGGACCCGGAAGAGGGGGAGGAAGACGAGGACGACGCCTTCTGAGCTGCCCAGCGTATGCTCTGGTCCATGACCGACGGTGCAACTCCGGCCACCCCGCCGACTGCGGCTCCCGAGGAGCGCTTTCCCCACGTCAACCCGCTGGTGTACCGCTTCGTGGTGGATGTCACCTTTTTGCCTGTGCTGCTCACGGGAATGCATATCGACGTGCACGGGCGCGAGCACGTGCCGCCGCCCGGCACCCCGCTGGTCGTGGCCGCCAACCACCAGTCGGCGCTCGACCCCTTCCTGATTGCCCGCGCCCTGCCGCCGGGCCGTTACCTCCAGTTCATGGCAAAGCGTGAACTGTTCGTGCCGGTCATCGGCGACATCATCCGCGCCGGGGGCAGTTTTCCGGTGGACCGGGAGAGCAACGACGTGGGGGCCATCCGCACCAGCCTGCGGATTCTGAAGGCAGGCGGCACGGTCGGCATTTTTCCGCAGGGCACGCGCGGCGGGCAGGAACTTCACGGCGGGGCGGCCCTCATCGCGGCGCGGGGGCGGGCACCCATCTTGCCTGCGGGGATCAGCCACGACGGCAAACGCTGGGTGGTGCGCTTCGGCGAGCCTTTACCTGCGCGGGGCGGCATCAAGGCGAACACCGAGGAACTCGGGCGGCGCTTGCAGGTGCTCGCGCAACCGGTGGGCCGTCACCTCTAACGTCCGGGGCTATACTCCTCGCAGCAGGCGCAGGGAAAGTCCGGTTTCAGTCCGGCACTGTCGCGCAACGGTTTTCAGTCCGAACACCTCGCCTGCTCGCGCTGCCCCTCTCATTTTTGGCGGGCAGCGTGCGGCCTGACCTCTCGCGGAAAGAGGGACCGCCCGTGTCGCTTCTCTTCTTCACGGTTGTCCTTTTTGCCGCTTCCCACCCCGGGGGGCGCTTTTTTTGGTGGCCCCGCAAGGAGACGAAGATGCGTACCTTTTCTGCCCTGCTGCTGACCCTGAGCGCCGGCCTCGCCACGTCCGCGAGTGCCGTCCGCTACCCGCTCACCCTGACCGACGACCTCGGGCGCAAGGTGACGATCAAGGCCGAGCCGCAGCGCCTCATCAGCGTGCTGCCGAGCACCAGCGAAACGCTGTGCGCCATCGGCGCGTGCAACAAACTGGTCGGCGTGGACGACTACAGCGATTTTCCCGCGCAGGTCGCCAAACTGCCCAAGGTGGGCGGGCTGTACGACCCCAACGTGGAAAAAATTGTGAGCCTCAAGCCCGACCTGGTGATCGTGAGCAAGTACGGCAAGCTGACCGAGCAACTCGAACAACTCGGCGTGCCCACCGTGGCCGTCAACCCCGAGACCTACGCCGACGTGTTCAGCAAAACGACCCTGCTCGGCAAGATCGTCAACCGCGAGGCGCAGGCCAAGGCGCTCAACATCTCCATGCAGCGCGAGATCGCCAGAGTCGAGATTCTGACCAAGAACGCCGCCCGCAAGCCGCTGACCTACTTCGAGATCGACCCCACGCCGTACTCCATCGGCCCCAACTCGTTCATGGGCGTGCTGCTGACCAAGGCGGGGGCGCGCAACGTGA from Deinococcus radiodurans R1 = ATCC 13939 = DSM 20539 includes these protein-coding regions:
- a CDS encoding flavin reductase family protein codes for the protein MSHTHFDLTALPQSARYKLLTATVVPRPIAWVGTRGSGETGKLGFNLAPYSFFGLMGSEPPVVAFAPGDRADGTPKDSALNIGSGGEFTVSLVSAALAAVMNLSATDFPRGMDEAQALGIQLAPGRRVQVPHVAAAPAALECREVQTVSIGRTRIILGEVLGLWLREDAVLDAEKHHVDTAALDLVGRMGGRGTYTHTRDTFELGRLTYAQWQEQWQAREEGDHSEK
- a CDS encoding NAD-dependent malic enzyme; this translates as MPKSPPVSRYYDVKRDEQGQRYIEVKVTGLALLQNPLLNKTTGFTPEERRELGLEGLIPPHISSFEEQKHRTYLRYLEAPTDLARHEYLRALQDRNEVLYYAILEDHLEEMLPIIYTPTVGEAVKLYSNNYRYPRGFTVSTNDIERVEEMLDNVTVNDVRMIVATDSSAILGIGDQGFGGMAISIGKLSLYTAAGGVGPDKTLPVELDVGTNRQDLIDDPLYLGVHHRRWQGQQYDEFVDAFVEAVSARYPKAIIQWEDFSRGTAFRVLERYRKVVPSFNDDIQGTGAMALAGLLRASRMKGEFLTEQVFVVVGAGAAGIGVASAIRQGLEAEGLAPEEAGRRVYVVDRYGLLMEGQPDLEPQQMPFVRRRGDLEGWTFGGEYPTLHEVLVHARATALLGFTGVPGLFRQEDIEAMLAHTPRPIVFPLSNPSSHVEARPSDIVAWTRGGAIVATGSPFPDVPYDNERIPVGQGNNAFIFPGLGFGAVVSRAREITDNMVMAAALTLAEYTTQHHPHLVYPPISELRELSIHVAVRVAEQAIQDGVCAERRVRNMDREQLAALIRERAWLPRPLPLRRE
- a CDS encoding ABC transporter substrate-binding protein, coding for MRTFSALLLTLSAGLATSASAVRYPLTLTDDLGRKVTIKAEPQRLISVLPSTSETLCAIGACNKLVGVDDYSDFPAQVAKLPKVGGLYDPNVEKIVSLKPDLVIVSKYGKLTEQLEQLGVPTVAVNPETYADVFSKTTLLGKIVNREAQAKALNISMQREIARVEILTKNAARKPLTYFEIDPTPYSIGPNSFMGVLLTKAGARNVIPASLGDFPKIDPELIVKQNPQLILGTDLKTASARPGWQNVAAVKSGKVIAIPKELNTILGRPGPRLPQALRGLAKIVHPELFR
- the alkA gene encoding 3-methyladenine DNA glycosylase AlkA gives rise to the protein MRGGALHQNRRVTLPSVPLPAVLPPLTDHAGAVAHLSRDPVLAQVTSLCGELPVLAPTPDPFGRLVRSVAGQQLSVKAAQAIYGRLEGLPGGVVPAALLKVSGDDLRGVGLSWAKVRTVQAAAAAAVSGQIDFAHLSGQPDELVIAELVQLPGIGRWTAEMFLLFALARPDVFSSGDLALRQGVERLYPGEDWRDVTARWAPYRSLASRYLWANSARMQAGGAPL
- the xseB gene encoding exodeoxyribonuclease VII small subunit; protein product: MSAPTSYRDAYARLSRIAAELETGEADLDRVLPLLEEARAAYAECKGRIEAVRGVLSGDWGQDAAQDPEEGEEDEDDAF
- a CDS encoding lysophospholipid acyltransferase family protein, translating into MLWSMTDGATPATPPTAAPEERFPHVNPLVYRFVVDVTFLPVLLTGMHIDVHGREHVPPPGTPLVVAANHQSALDPFLIARALPPGRYLQFMAKRELFVPVIGDIIRAGGSFPVDRESNDVGAIRTSLRILKAGGTVGIFPQGTRGGQELHGGAALIAARGRAPILPAGISHDGKRWVVRFGEPLPARGGIKANTEELGRRLQVLAQPVGRHL